Proteins encoded together in one Aurantiacibacter aquimixticola window:
- a CDS encoding ATP-binding protein: protein MNDMPGNQFADSAPVTPSQEAELHYAHDEDCARQPIGVVLEIAGSGSAIALDLQRLNECAENSDPSIALAGQVGSQIKIKTADGWLLASVRNQRQDRRGDGNSIVANIDFMGEGMEEKLTGKIHSFRRGVTRYPLPGAMVYPATTEDLRQIYASDGRSAIQIGTVYPTSDIRAGMYIDAMLGKHFALLGSTGTGKSTSAALILHRICQAAPQGHILMIDPHGEYSAAFRNTGQIFDVSNLQMPYWLMNFEEHCEVLLKSTGNDLQNDKDILAKCLLAARSKNRLAEQMGKITVDSPIPYLLSDLTNMVQDEMGKLDKATNTAPYMRIKTKIEELKADPRYQFMFSGMLVGDTMGEFISKIFRMPSSGRPISIIDVSGVPSDITSTVVAVLSRLVFDFAIWGRNEKTSPILLVCEEAHRYVPNERNADGNSVGRVLSRIAKEGRKYGISLGLITQRPSDLAEGVLSQCGTIISMRLNNDRDQAFVKAAMPEGARGFLDSIPALRNRECIVCGEGVSIPIRVSFDNLEESKRPASEDPSFVDLWNSGGGEEEMVHRTVQRWRAQGS, encoded by the coding sequence ATGAACGATATGCCCGGTAACCAATTCGCCGATAGCGCGCCCGTAACGCCTTCGCAGGAGGCCGAGCTGCATTACGCGCATGACGAGGATTGCGCGCGTCAGCCGATCGGCGTGGTGCTGGAAATCGCCGGGTCCGGCTCCGCCATCGCGCTCGATCTGCAGCGATTGAACGAATGCGCCGAAAATTCCGACCCATCTATCGCCCTCGCGGGCCAGGTCGGCAGCCAGATCAAGATCAAGACGGCCGACGGCTGGCTGCTCGCCAGCGTGCGCAACCAGCGCCAGGATCGGCGCGGGGACGGCAATTCGATCGTCGCCAATATCGATTTCATGGGCGAGGGCATGGAGGAGAAGCTTACCGGCAAGATCCACAGCTTCCGCCGCGGTGTCACCCGCTATCCCTTGCCCGGCGCGATGGTCTATCCGGCGACCACCGAAGACCTTCGCCAGATCTATGCCTCGGACGGGCGCAGCGCGATCCAGATCGGCACCGTCTATCCAACCAGCGATATTCGTGCAGGCATGTATATCGACGCGATGCTGGGCAAGCATTTCGCCCTGCTCGGCTCCACCGGCACGGGTAAGTCCACCAGCGCCGCGCTGATCCTGCACCGTATCTGCCAGGCCGCGCCGCAGGGCCATATCCTGATGATCGACCCCCACGGCGAATACTCCGCCGCTTTCCGCAATACCGGGCAGATCTTCGACGTATCCAACCTGCAGATGCCGTACTGGCTGATGAATTTCGAAGAGCATTGCGAAGTGCTGCTGAAATCCACTGGCAACGATCTGCAGAACGACAAGGACATTCTTGCCAAGTGCCTGCTTGCCGCGCGATCGAAGAACCGGCTGGCCGAGCAGATGGGCAAGATCACGGTCGATTCGCCGATCCCCTATCTGCTGTCCGACCTCACCAATATGGTGCAGGACGAGATGGGCAAGCTCGACAAGGCGACGAACACCGCGCCCTACATGCGCATCAAGACGAAGATCGAGGAATTGAAGGCCGATCCGCGATACCAGTTCATGTTCTCCGGCATGCTGGTGGGCGACACGATGGGTGAGTTCATCTCCAAGATCTTCCGCATGCCGTCCTCTGGCCGCCCGATCTCGATCATCGACGTGTCCGGCGTGCCGTCCGACATCACCAGCACCGTGGTCGCGGTGCTCAGCCGCCTCGTTTTCGACTTCGCCATCTGGGGCCGGAACGAGAAGACGAGCCCCATCCTGCTCGTCTGCGAGGAAGCGCACCGCTACGTCCCGAACGAGCGCAATGCAGACGGTAACTCAGTCGGCCGGGTGCTCTCCCGCATCGCCAAGGAAGGCCGTAAATACGGCATCAGCCTCGGCCTCATCACGCAGCGGCCGTCCGACCTTGCCGAGGGTGTCCTGTCACAATGCGGCACGATCATCTCGATGCGTCTCAATAATGACCGGGACCAGGCCTTCGTGAAGGCCGCCATGCCCGAAGGCGCGCGCGGCTTCCTCGATTCCATCCCCGCCCTGCGCAACCGCGAATGCATCGTCTGCGGCGAGGGTGTGTCGATCCCGATCCGCGTCAGCTTCGACAATCTCGAGGAAAGCAAGCGCCCGGCATCCGAAGATCCGAGCTTCGTCGACCTGTGGAACAGCGGCGGCGGAGAAGAGGAAATGGTCCACCGCACCGTCCAGCGCTGGAGAGCGCAGGGGAGCTAA
- a CDS encoding TIGR02186 family protein: MPAKAQDEEPILVPDISEHRIVLRQGFTGADLLMFGAILDRAGRRAQEEYDIVVVLKGPTEEIRLREKERWFGIWINADSTAYRSVPSFYAIASSRPVGEIVDDRTASIYELGLPWLQLSPSGSIDPTEQSRFSAGLVDLRQRQGLYRQYDSGVEVSEGVLYRARFDIPSNVIPGRYVAETFAISDGRVITSATSEVEVRKEGFEGTVAREAQDSAFLYGLFAVGLSVFMGWAAGRLFALV, from the coding sequence ATGCCCGCAAAGGCGCAGGACGAAGAGCCCATCCTCGTGCCCGATATCTCCGAACACCGCATTGTCCTGCGGCAGGGCTTTACCGGTGCGGACCTGCTGATGTTCGGCGCCATCCTGGATCGTGCTGGCCGCCGTGCGCAGGAAGAATATGATATCGTCGTAGTCCTGAAGGGCCCGACGGAGGAAATTCGTCTGCGCGAGAAGGAACGCTGGTTCGGTATCTGGATCAACGCCGACAGCACGGCCTATCGCTCAGTCCCCAGCTTCTACGCCATTGCCAGTTCGCGCCCGGTTGGCGAGATCGTAGACGATCGCACGGCTTCGATCTACGAGCTCGGCCTTCCATGGCTGCAGCTTTCGCCGAGCGGCAGCATCGATCCGACCGAACAGTCGCGTTTTTCCGCCGGGCTGGTCGATCTGCGCCAGCGGCAGGGGCTTTATCGGCAATACGATAGCGGCGTCGAGGTGTCGGAAGGCGTGCTGTACCGCGCCCGCTTCGACATTCCGTCAAACGTCATACCGGGGCGGTATGTTGCCGAAACCTTCGCCATATCGGACGGCCGCGTCATCACCTCGGCGACATCGGAAGTCGAAGTGCGCAAGGAAGGGTTCGAAGGCACGGTTGCGCGCGAGGCGCAGGACAGCGCATTTCTCTACGGCCTGTTCGCCGTCGGGCTCTCGGTGTTTATGGGCTGGGCCGCGGGACGCCTTTTCGCGCTGGTCTAG
- a CDS encoding sulfite exporter TauE/SafE family protein: MDVYLPIANLAVDGLVIVLLGAATGILSGAFGVGGGFLTTPLLIFYGIPPTVSAASAATQVTGASVSGVFAHSRNNGVDYQIGLVIVVGGMLGALMGAGLFNLLRSIGQIDTVINILYVLLLGTIGSLMLKEALGSLGILKAGGKTSAAKRRHHPWIAALPYRWRFYRSGLYISPIAPLILGLIVGVLTMLMGVGGGFIMVPAMLYILGMSAKVVVGTSLFNILFITMLVTMVHAFTTQAVDIVLAGLLLLGSVLGAQFGTRIAEFAKPEHLRLVLGMIVTGIALRMVWGLTIRPDEVYTVVPL, translated from the coding sequence ATGGACGTCTACCTCCCCATTGCGAATCTCGCGGTCGACGGGCTGGTAATCGTCCTGCTCGGCGCGGCGACGGGCATCCTGTCCGGCGCATTCGGCGTGGGCGGAGGCTTCCTGACCACACCGCTGCTCATCTTCTACGGCATCCCGCCGACGGTTTCCGCCGCCTCCGCCGCAACGCAGGTCACCGGCGCGAGCGTGTCAGGCGTGTTCGCGCATAGCCGCAATAACGGCGTCGATTACCAGATCGGGCTGGTCATCGTCGTGGGTGGCATGCTCGGCGCGCTGATGGGCGCAGGCTTGTTCAACCTGCTGCGCTCGATCGGGCAGATCGATACCGTCATCAATATCCTCTACGTCCTGCTGCTTGGCACGATCGGATCGCTAATGCTGAAGGAGGCGCTGGGTTCGCTCGGCATTCTCAAGGCTGGCGGCAAGACGAGCGCTGCCAAGCGTCGTCATCACCCATGGATCGCAGCACTTCCCTATCGCTGGCGCTTCTATCGCTCAGGCCTCTACATCTCGCCCATCGCGCCGCTGATCCTCGGCCTTATCGTCGGCGTGCTGACGATGCTGATGGGTGTTGGCGGCGGCTTCATCATGGTTCCGGCGATGCTCTACATCCTCGGCATGAGCGCGAAGGTCGTCGTGGGGACCAGCCTGTTCAACATCCTCTTCATCACCATGCTGGTGACGATGGTCCATGCCTTCACGACGCAGGCGGTCGACATCGTTCTGGCCGGGTTGTTGCTTCTGGGATCGGTGCTGGGCGCGCAGTTCGGAACGCGGATCGCCGAATTCGCAAAGCCGGAACATCTGCGGCTGGTGCTCGGCATGATCGTCACCGGCATAGCGCTGCGCATGGTCTGGGGCCTCACCATCCGGCCCGACGAAGTCTACACCGTGGTGCCGCTGTGA
- a CDS encoding glycosyl transferase family protein — protein sequence MDLGAWSALEWLALAEYELLLFAGAFFLVGALDEFAMDAAWGWLRLRGRAKTYTVNRSDLRYRALSGPIAVLIPAWQEARVIGRTIAHMVEVWPQDGLTFYIGCYRNDPATVAAAMEGAGGDPRVRLILLDRDGPTTKADCLNRLYAAMEGDELRSGKHTRTVLLHDAEDTVDAAAIALIDRSMDDCEFVQLPVLALPHPASPWVGSHYVEEFCESHGKALMVRDALGAAIPAAGVGCAFKRDTLGVMSIGGEGPFAGLSLTEDYELGLRIDAAGGRSRFLRVRGDDGALVATRSYFPATLRGAVRQKSRWMHGIAFQGWDRLGWSGGAVEHWMRMRDRRGPLSALVLLTGYLLFALALLLSVLDWAGYDRPWELTPALWWLLALNMAAFGWRAMMRFAFTAREYGAMEGLRAVLRIPLSNVIAIMAGRRALFAYARTLRGAAPQWDKTSRDDHPAPTLGEPAGSVR from the coding sequence ATGGATCTGGGGGCCTGGTCCGCGCTGGAATGGCTGGCGCTGGCCGAATACGAATTGCTGCTGTTCGCCGGGGCATTCTTCCTTGTCGGCGCGCTCGACGAATTTGCGATGGATGCGGCTTGGGGTTGGCTCCGCCTGCGAGGCCGGGCGAAGACGTACACGGTCAACCGCTCCGACCTGCGCTATCGCGCTCTCTCCGGACCCATCGCCGTACTGATACCCGCCTGGCAGGAAGCGCGCGTAATCGGGCGAACCATCGCGCATATGGTCGAGGTGTGGCCGCAGGATGGACTGACCTTCTACATCGGATGCTATCGCAACGACCCGGCTACGGTGGCCGCCGCAATGGAAGGCGCTGGCGGCGATCCGCGAGTTCGGCTGATCCTGCTGGATCGCGACGGACCGACCACGAAGGCGGACTGCTTGAACCGCCTCTATGCAGCGATGGAGGGGGATGAGCTGCGCAGTGGAAAGCATACGCGCACCGTGCTGCTGCACGATGCAGAGGATACGGTGGACGCGGCCGCAATCGCCCTGATCGATCGCAGCATGGATGATTGCGAGTTCGTCCAGCTTCCCGTCCTTGCGCTGCCCCACCCGGCATCGCCTTGGGTCGGCAGCCATTATGTCGAGGAATTTTGCGAGAGCCATGGAAAGGCGCTGATGGTGCGCGATGCGCTCGGCGCAGCGATTCCGGCGGCCGGCGTCGGTTGCGCTTTCAAGCGGGACACGCTGGGCGTGATGTCGATCGGCGGGGAAGGGCCGTTCGCCGGACTTTCCCTGACAGAGGACTACGAACTCGGCTTGCGGATCGACGCCGCAGGTGGCCGCTCGCGATTCCTGCGCGTGCGCGGCGACGATGGCGCGCTGGTCGCGACACGTTCCTATTTCCCGGCCACCTTGCGTGGTGCGGTTCGCCAGAAATCGCGGTGGATGCACGGCATCGCTTTCCAGGGCTGGGACCGGCTCGGCTGGAGCGGCGGCGCGGTCGAGCACTGGATGCGCATGCGCGACCGGCGCGGTCCATTATCGGCGTTGGTACTGCTGACGGGATATCTGCTCTTCGCTTTGGCGTTGCTCCTCAGTGTGCTCGACTGGGCGGGATATGATCGGCCATGGGAACTCACCCCTGCACTCTGGTGGCTGCTGGCTCTCAACATGGCGGCATTCGGCTGGCGCGCGATGATGCGCTTCGCGTTCACCGCCAGGGAATATGGCGCGATGGAGGGACTGCGCGCAGTGCTGCGCATCCCGCTTTCGAACGTCATCGCCATCATGGCGGGCAGGCGCGCGCTCTTCGCCTACGCCCGGACGCTGCGCGGCGCGGCACCGCAATGGGACAAAACGAGCCGGGACGATCATCCCGCGCCCACGCTCGGTGAGCCAGCGGGCAGCGTGCGATGA